The Ziziphus jujuba cultivar Dongzao chromosome 1, ASM3175591v1 genome segment attgttGTATTCATCACAATGCAGTGTCCTTCCTCTGTATTGTTTGTTGCAGTTTTCCAGTTTTTGACTGTTTGTGTGTGTTTGGATCCACGAAACTTAGGATTGACCTTTATTTCTGAGATGGGTTTTCCTCCTTTACATTTTGGTAACAAGAAACTTGGGATTTATTTAAAACTAACTGActattatttgttgttttcttgaaaACCAGATAACTAGAGCTAAGATTTAATGGAAAAGTTGTAAACAAAACTCTGTTTGAAGGCTGTTGGGATAATCTAATGGGTGACCAGAAGAAAAGGCATAGAATTCTGATGGTCTCGGATTTTTTCTACCCCAACTTTGGTGGCGTGGAAAATCACATCTACTATCTCTCTCAATGCCTGCTGAAGCTTGGTCACAAGGTCTGAGAATAGACAAGATCTTTCAGTTTGTTTACGTGCTGAGTGCTTTTATTCTGTTTTAAGTATACAAGTAATTTGTCTGTGTATTTGCACACATTCTTGTGTATATGATATAGCCACTTGTTTGTAGGTTAGTGCGTTGAAAGAATAATTTTGGACTTGCTTACtgtcttttccattttttattgcTTTGCTATGAAAACCAAGTGGATGTGCCAGCTTGCTGTTTATGTAGTAATAGGTGCCTCATGATCAGGTTGAGGTCCCCGTAAAGGTTTTCAAGAAGATGATATTTATGGACCTAATATCTGTTGGATTGTTCAGGTGGTAGTTATGACTCATGCTTATGGAACTCGTTCTGGGGTGAGATATATGACTGGTGGACTGAAAGTTTACTACTTACCATGGAAACCCTTCCTTATGCAGAATACATTACCAACTTTCTATGGGACTCTACCGATTATTAGGACTATCCTTATTCGAGAAAAGATATCGTTGGTACATGGGCATCAGGCTTTCTCAACACTTTGTCATGAAGCTTTGATGCATGCTCGAACTATGGGGTATAAGGTTGTGTTTACTGATCATTCACTCTATGGTTTTGCTGATGTGGGGAGCATCCACATGAACAAGGTATTGCAGTTTACTTTAGCGGATGTAAGTCAGGCCATCTGTGTCTCTCATACAAGTAAAGAAAACACAGTGCTACGATCAGGTTTGCCACCAGAAAAGGTTTTTGTAATACCTAATGCTGTTGATACAGCAATGTTCAAGCCTGCTCCACTGAGACCAAGTGGTAATGAAATTATTATCATCGTTATAAGTAGATTGGTTTACCGGAAGGGTGCGGATCTGCTGGTTGAAGTTATTCCAGAAGTCTGCCGTCTATATCCCAATGTGAGTTATGAAGCACCATATTGCTTATGCAATTTTGATTGACACTCGTTGGCATGTAGTGTATGTTTGGTTATCTTCCTTGATGTGGAATCAGAATGAACTATGCTTTTAATCCATTGCAAATCATGTTTGGAGGTCATATGTTGTATGTCATTAAATGTTTTTAAGCTATAGGATGGTAATTCTAAGGTAGCAGCCTCTATTACATTGTATTAAAGTTACATGAGGTAAGGtaccaaaatttatttgaacaaGAAAGCGAGGAAGTCTGAAAGTTAGGTATGGATATAAGAAAATTGATACTCTAAATTGATTTCTtccattttattgattaatcagGTATTATATTCTTGTGGATGTATGACTTATTGTTAGAGATTTGTTTACTTGTTGCAACATGCTCTGTTTGCAATTTAGCTTTTGCTTCTATGTTTCTATTTGTCTAgttgaatattttatgatattctGATTATTTAGTGAAAATATTGCATTTCTTAAGGTTTTCAAACTGCTTATGGTGGACGTTGATATTTGTCAAGGATATTAATGTATATATCATGATGTTCTCTTGATATATTCATATCTTTCAGTGATAGCATGTATATAGCCTAATGAAGATGCTCTCCTTGTTACTAAAGAAAAGAATGATTCAGGATACTTTAATTTATTAACATCATGGGATGTGATAATTTTCATGGCTTCTCATCTCATTCAGAAATGTATGATAAGGTTCGTTTCATTGTTGGGGGAGATGGACCTAAACGTGTGCGGTTAGAAGAGATGAGGGAGAAACATTCTCTTCAAGATCGAGTTGAAATGTTGGGTGCTGTACCACATGCCCTAGTGCGATCTGTCCTTATTTCTGGCCATATATTCTTAAACAGGTACTTAAATATGGGAtacattataattttgtttgttgtAATCTCAAATGCATACATGAATGATTTCTTTTGTACCAAGACACggttgttttagggttttcattTCTGTTGGATCCTGTTTATTGCCTGTTGCAGTTCTTTAACAGAGGCCTTTTGCATAGCCATATTAGAGGCTGCTAGTTGTGGATTATTGACAGTTAGTACACGCGTAGGAGGTGTCCCAGAGGTGTGTAATATGAAACATTCTCCTCTTAGCTTGTTAACAATGTAAATTTGCTTCTTTACGTTCAACTTTGTGGAAATTACATGTTTCTTAAAATAACCTAACATCCAGGAATGTCCTTACATAGTTTATATAGCTAATCCCCTGACTGGCTGTAGGTTCTACCAGATGATATGATTGTACTAGCTAAACCAGATCCTGGTGATATGGTACAAGCAATCAAGAAGGCAATATCTATACTTCCCAAGATTGATCCGCAAATCATGCACAACCGTGTGAGTATATTTTATGGTATAAACAAATCTTTATGAATGTGTCAACTACTTGAACATTGGTTAGTTATGCTCTCTTTGATTCTATAATTGCTTCTAGATGAAAGAACTCTACAATTGGCATGATGTTGCCCGAAGGACAGAGATTGTGTATGATCGTGCTTTGAAATGCTCAAATCAAAATCTTCTAGAACGACTTTCACGGTAGGCTATTGAAAGTTAGATGCTCAAATAGATGTCTGTTATGGGAACCAGCTCTTGTATATGGATTTTTATTATGATCACTACCTGtacttaaaaacaaaataatctaGACAGCATCTTATTTCCTTTATTTCATAATACCCTTGGTCACATAAACTTCCTGATACATTTATCTTGATGCTAGAGGAGTTTGGAAAAGTTGCTAATTACATAGAATATGGAATAGGTACCTTTCATGTGGAGCATGGGCAGGGAAGCTTTTTTGCTTGGTTATGATCATTGATTTTTTGCTGTGGCGTCTACTGCAAATATGGCAGgtagttctatatatatatatatatatatatatatatgtatatatatgtatgtatgtatactgACTTTCAATATCTACTTATTTTTGCCCAACTAATCTCTCCTTTGAAAATCCCCATTAGCCTGCAGGGAATATAGAAGAGGTGCCTGATTTTACTATATCCCATGATCAAGACTAAGGAATCTTGAAGCATTCAATCATAAACAAAAGCTTTAACTGATATGTTTCATCTT includes the following:
- the LOC107427145 gene encoding phosphatidylinositol N-acetylglucosaminyltransferase subunit A, which translates into the protein MGDQKKRHRILMVSDFFYPNFGGVENHIYYLSQCLLKLGHKVVVMTHAYGTRSGVRYMTGGLKVYYLPWKPFLMQNTLPTFYGTLPIIRTILIREKISLVHGHQAFSTLCHEALMHARTMGYKVVFTDHSLYGFADVGSIHMNKVLQFTLADVSQAICVSHTSKENTVLRSGLPPEKVFVIPNAVDTAMFKPAPLRPSGNEIIIIVISRLVYRKGADLLVEVIPEVCRLYPNVRFIVGGDGPKRVRLEEMREKHSLQDRVEMLGAVPHALVRSVLISGHIFLNSSLTEAFCIAILEAASCGLLTVSTRVGGVPEVLPDDMIVLAKPDPGDMVQAIKKAISILPKIDPQIMHNRMKELYNWHDVARRTEIVYDRALKCSNQNLLERLSRYLSCGAWAGKLFCLVMIIDFLLWRLLQIWQPAGNIEEVPDFTISHDQD